The nucleotide window CTATCATCAACGTACTTTTTTGCTGAGTTTTTCGAAGATTATTTAGTGCATTTTGGACTCTCTTGAATTCtctttgtttattcattttcaacCCTTGTCATCCTTACATAAAGTTATGTTGTACacttattttttgtatcatttatGAATTGTTTTGCATGAATGTTTTCAACCTCTTCTCGTCCATTTCTTCAGTTTTCAAGAGTTTTTCCACAGGTTTAACTTCACTTTCTGCACGCGCTTGGCAACAAGTAACGAGATTTTCGCTATTTACTACACCTGCTAGTTTCTCACAACTTGGGTGAAAGCTTAGTTTGCAGATTAAACAATCAAGTGGATATGCAACTTTCTTTTTGCAATATTTACACCTTTTCTCCAAAATTTATAAcagaatatataataataataaaaaattatttatataataatatataaataaaaacagaatggaatttgtcaaaactttttcaaataatttttgattgaaaagcACATTAATCTATTCATCAGTTGATTATACACTGCAGCACAGTAATTCTACTTTCCATCTTATACCCTTCAATTATTATACTATTAAATTGATAAAGACCACATTGTTAAAACTAAAGGATAACATGGTCCATTTATAACAGTGAACATTTATTGTACcagtattataataaaaaaccacATAGAAAATAGATCGTGACGAATACACTCAACTTGTTAATCTTTACATAGAGCTTGTGTATTGAAATTTCTATATGCAATATTATTGATAAAGAGGAGGAGAATAATTTCTAATAAGTAAccataaatattttctcatatcaataccaatttatattcttttacttattattaatttcaaattttaggtATGTTTGACAGGAATAGTCGAGGACAAGTTAGTTTTGAAGATTTTGGTGCTTTATGGAAATATGTTACTGATTGGCAGAACTGCTTCAGATCGTTTGACAGAGATAATTCTGGTAATATTgataaagaagaattaaaaacTGCTCTTGTTTCTTTTGGTTATAGGCTTTCGGAtactttaataaatttactGGTAAGAAAATTTGATAGGCATGGAAATGGAACAATATTGTTTGACGATTTCATCCAATGCTGTATTGTTTTATATGTAagtatttattcataatatttataacacTGATCATTTCAAAGCTGACGTAATGccgaataaaatatattgaatagtCAAAAACAATAGAGTCTCTTTACTCTGAGTTCCTGATCACACAGGAATTTCAGTAAATGAAGATGTCAATACATTTATCAGAAAAATAGCACAATCACTTTTTATTGGCTTTTTCATGGGGTTTTGGAAGAAggaggaaaataaaaaagaagcacTCTAGTGGTACCTTCTGGactaaaaattaacattttgatACTGCTAGATACAAAAAGTATTTGGACCCAATGAAAAACAAGCTATGTGCTCTCATTTGCTTCCTTAAGGGGCACTACCAAATAATTTGATGAGATTAgatctaataaaaaaagatgaGTGTAGATTTTGTGTGTTTTTAAACCATGTATAAGACAAGAGAGGAAAAAACTAATATCTTCGAATCCAGTAGATACCAGATTTTATTAGAACTATAATAACGGGAAGGCAAgctagaaatatcaaaaatagttttgataGCTGAGTGCAATTGGTTAATTTGATCTATCTATCTCTCAAATATATACTGTTGTTAgccaatttataaaattgtaatttattttttcagacACTCACTTCTTCATTCAGACAGTACGATACTGACCAAGATGGCTACATCACAATTCATTATGAGCAGTTTTTAACAATGGTGTTTAGTTTAAAAGTCTAAATGATTACTTAGGAAAAAACTTTGGTTGTAAAGTCAAACTTGtgccaattatatatttatatttttttcttacacTGGCACAGTTTCTGGCAACAGCTAATAAATGAAATGTCTGgactatatttatataacatttcattaaaatattgtgataaaagtggatagaatttttatttctaatttggTTCATTgagatttgtataaatatttcgTGCTCGAAACTTTTAGAAAATTGGATATAGTTGACAGCATGAATTATATCCACTTCATCACAATATAATTGTGcatttatcaataaatgatatatatatatatatatatatatatatatataatgccTCTACCtctatttgtaaattttgtaaagtgttactataatttgttataagctgtaaggaatataaaaaagttatatttccaaattattgtaacatgccatttggcttgttatatttttcttcgaaccttttgaatattctttggttCACGTATTGTGGTACCATGGTCaactctaatttatttattccagCATTAGAATTttgagagaaaataattttttatcgacctcccactccattcgTTGATAAATCGTCCTCTATTTACCTACATTCTAAAAGTATTACACTCAAAGCAAATTTTAGTACATTTGTGGTGATATTCAGTTCTACAGCTGTCAGGTCCAAAAGTCTCTATCAATACACCATAAACTCAACTCCAACaactgggaatccagttgagtGCTGCAACAATCCCGAATAAATAGAAAGtacgaatttatatgaaaactaatACAAAATTTACTCAAAACAAAAGTAAATTCATAAAGATAACTGGAAGTTTTGTCACAACTTTTCCTCTTAttcattattgaatttttcttttaatctatGTTAATACATTGTAAGGATGGAAAAccaaaacgtattttttatataaatttaggttgaaattatgaataaattagttTAGGAATGATATTGAACGTTTAGTAACACTTTTCATTTGATTATActgtttgtgatatttttgtaataaaaattatgcacAGTATTTACATCAATATTTGATACCTGCTTATTTTAGTTATCAAATAATCGTTTAGTTTCGCCGCTTtaactataaacatttttatatagtgtattctatacatatataaagtatttaaataatgGTATAGATAAATAAGgattgaatatttcaagtatttttgtCAATAAACTGTTATTAGAaaaccaaacaataaaaatagtagTAGGGATTCAAGAAACTTAGTTTTTAAGATAGGAAATAATGAGATAcatgaaaaactttttgtatAAGTATGAATTTCAGAACTAATCTATTGGCAACAGCCATAAAAATGAATAGAGAATCTCATCTTAAGTTGATTTTTTGagtgaaaaacatttattttaaattgaaattatatctgTATTCTATATCTAAAAAGAGTCGCATAATGTGGCTTCTagagttttttttcaaagacTTCACATTCTGTGATTCAAAAACAACTTGACTTGAGCGGAGTATTCTCTTTTAAATGGAGATAGAatgcagatttttttattaactgaCTGAATACAAACCATTAAGAATTTACATACTAACTTGATAATCCCAACCAAAACTTCTCTTTCAGATATGTTTTTTATAGCTAAAAAATGAGCGTTCAAATTTTCAAGGAATAAATGTATCTAGGGCTACACTATTAGTGAATAGAAGAAACTTCTATATTTCAGTGGACacactttattttttaacataaaatatgagTTTCCGGTACAATACCCTACTTTCCTGATCATTTGTGATAAACTGAACTGTTTTGTGGATTCCAACAATTCATTTATAAGTTTTTGCtgaaatgtttatatttctgGAGAATATCATTGTTTAAAAAACATGACAATCATAATGCTTGAGGAAAATTGAaagtaaaggaaaaaataaaatgttacttTACTTTTTCGCCTTTCATTGACAGATAGAAGAAGTGTAAAATAGTGCAAAGAAGATTAAAATACAATCACGTGGAAatattttgtcagatattgatAGTTAGGTGCTCCAACGTATCTATGGTACATACGCTAGATTACAACAGACAAAACATTTTACTCTAGtatgttttaatatattcataaatgaTATCAATGAGCCttaaaaatgcttttaaaattttttatgtatttggcAAAAACTTGTGGGTTCTTTCatccttatttttttgaatagtttcGACAATAAGTCAAACCATTTTCGAGCAGTATTCTTACCAGATCTCAGATACTGCAACCAACTTATCTCCATCATGTATATTCTGTTCCCTACTCTTTTGTTCATCGAAACGAATTGCTAATAATAAGGTGAGAAACCTTTTTAGATTCACGACAAATATCCCTTCCTGTTCCATCTGTTACAAATAGTCCCTCAACATCTTCATATACTCCACATAACAACAGAAGACCAAAAAATGCTTTTGGTTCGGTTTTATCAATGTGTTGCATAGAGGTGTGACGGTATTACCATAATTAAATTTGCACTCAAGTCAGTGATATTAGCTCTAATGGTATTTCAagaatattgtcaataaatggTAAAGACCAGTCTTCTTCTGCAATTTACTTAACTTCTTGATTACTCCTTAGTTCACTTAAATGTTCCACATAGTATTCTAGTTCTCTTTGCGTCACTTTGATTTAGTCACTTAAGTGGTATTGTGGGGTGATTCGACACCATCAATCTGCTACTAGCACAAAatggttttataaaaaaaatattttcttctatttgttGTAAACTAATCTGTAATAGATTACCTGAAATAAGAGGAAACAAtaaccaatatttttattgtagcCTTAGAGAATATTTACTGTGGGGCATTACAATACCCCACGATACCAGTTGATTATATGATAAGTATTTAAACCATGTTACTTCAATTCGACGTGTCCAACGATTTCCCAAgatcaattttttcactattttgaagaatatataCATTGTGGAAGGGCTCAACAGGTTGTATTAACTGATTATATGCCAAATTCTTTGATTGGGTTAGGTTAGTTacctgtttttgtttttatgaggGCAAGTATCTCACAGTCAAAATAGTTTGATTGTCACagataaaatattagaaaaagtaATATCATATAATTACTTCAAtccaaatttgtatttaaacCATTATATTAGCCCAATAAAATGAGGAATCGAATAACCATCATTCAATCAACTTATTGGAAAACACAGTCTTGGCTTTCGGATGGTAATTTGAATTCTAATTTTATGGGTCTAAATCAttagtagaaaaatttaattatatctgCTTGATAGAAACACTATAAAAAATTGGTATATtgttctttttcttattttcaacacattttatgtaaaatatgatattggtTTCTCTTATGTTAATAGTAGATCAAAGAAGTTGTTATACGAGTATAATAATTTGGATTTATCCtttcaatttgtattttcattgaaaaaaacatttaggATAAGCGCCAGAGCAAAAAAAGTAGGTTCATAATATGTTCAGGGGTGTCCCCTCAGTGTAAATTCAAGTAGTTGTCATGGGGGCGCCCGCGTcagccgccatcttgaaaaacacgttttatcgaATATCTCGTGAACCGCACATCATACGACAAAAATACTGGAgatcatttttatagataataattgttgccatcttttttatttgaaacttttttttgtatagcgcataggtttttaattatagcgttccaaactttttaaaatatggTATTTGCTAAATATATAGTGAACGGTTcatgataaattaaatattgtaaaaattttgagcgctatatatacataaatatgtttcaaatagaaaagattgcgaaaattattatgtataaaattGATCCTCACTATTTTTGCCTTAAGATGCGCGGTTTGCGAGATATTCGATAAACCGTGTTTTTTAAGATGGCGCCTAACGTCTTCTTGGATTTACATCCAGCATACACATACACCCTTGaacttattccaaaaaaaagtCCTTTTCTATAACTTAGCAAAAAAAGTACACGGCGCTTGGcctaattaataaaattaaatatgatatCGACGTTAACTAGCTTCGATAATTTCTATCttttataatatgtatttttGTATCCATAagcttttaataataatgaatgttataaaacaaattttcatgtatttttatttctagataaacacttaaaaacaaaaattatcaacaaatattttacttcaTTCATTTAATAAACTAGTTGTTTACCTTCGCATAGAACTTATTTTGGAGTGtggtgaaataataatttacacaAGGGTGTGAATAATAATTCACTATTTGTTTCACGTTTACAATTAAACttgtattgaataaaaaacgaattacagatttttcttctttgaatatatttaacaCGGGGTGTATTTAAATGTTAACTGGTTTTGTCGATCTCAATCGACAGttcttttattattcaaaatatgttgatGCCATTTGTTGAACAAAATCGCTACACtatgtttttcttttgaaaaaaaaatatgggtgGTAGGGCGGAATGTTTATTTACCATTTTTCACGTTTTCAATTGACCGCTCCCTGTATATGAATTCAGGATGTCTAGGAGTCTTGAAAACAGGAATTTCGTAGATCTGGGAAAAACAGGAGATTAGACGggaattttcagtaattttgacTGCGCCCACCGAGTAAAGCAAGTTTGTGTTGGTATctcagtaaaaataaattttcctacaGTGTCCAGTGTACAGTTCCTGCAATTCTTAAATAGTGCGTGTGTGATTTGCTTTGACAATAACTTGAATAACATTGCTCAGAAACAACAAATGGACATCTATGTTAGATATGGGCATAGCGGTAGGAATCATGTCCAAGATCCGTGTTCTTAATCACGCAAAAGCTGTCGATTTGTTGGCAGGCCTAAAAGTTTGTTTGCAAGGTCTTGTTTCAAAGAAACTGCTCCAAATATAGATGGTTGGACCTCATGAGAGCATGTTTGTTTAAAGACAGTCCTACCAGACGAGGAATGTTATTCATTACTGGTTGCTCTGAGTTTCCTCTGATTCCGTTCAGGACGATGGCTAAAAAACATAcctatttctcaaaaaatttggtcactaagaaaaattcatatattctCTGCAAAAAGGAGATCAGAAGCCATCATGTGATAGTTTTAAAACCGTGGAAAAGTCTTTGGATGATATATTATTATTGGCTGAGGTAGCATTCTTCCAGTCCTTATTCGAAGAATTAGAGCCATTCcttaaacattttcaaagtgATTGGACCCTAAATCCATTTCTAAGACCTGATAGACGGTTCGTTGCAGGCAAAATTCTTCGAAGCCTCCTATTTGTAAAA belongs to Diorhabda carinulata isolate Delta chromosome X, icDioCari1.1, whole genome shotgun sequence and includes:
- the LOC130901718 gene encoding programmed cell death protein 6; the encoded protein is MNQFASPMPSRQFLWDVFQRVDRDRSGFINADELGSALSNGTWSPFNPETVRLMIGMFDRNSRGQVSFEDFGALWKYVTDWQNCFRSFDRDNSGNIDKEELKTALVSFGYRLSDTLINLLVRKFDRHGNGTILFDDFIQCCIVLYTLTSSFRQYDTDQDGYITIHYEQFLTMVFSLKV